In Phycisphaerae bacterium, the following proteins share a genomic window:
- a CDS encoding enoyl-CoA hydratase/isomerase family protein has protein sequence MSTDLILRQVEGSVAVLRLNRPDVLNALNIPLMDQLISILESIDADPAIRCIVLTGNERAFAAGADIKEMADASVVDMYERNNLARWERIKKVRKPIIAAVNGFCLGGGCELAMHCDMIIAGENAQFGQPEINIGVIPGAGGTQRLTREAGKFRAMELILTGRFFGAKEAASIGLATRVVADALVVEESMKLAREIAAKSPMAVRFAKEAVLKAFEGTLSDGLDYERKMFYMLFGTEDQKEGMKAFMEKRKPNYTGK, from the coding sequence ATGTCCACTGATCTCATCCTTAGGCAAGTCGAAGGGTCCGTGGCGGTTTTGCGCCTCAATCGGCCCGACGTCCTCAATGCCCTCAACATTCCGTTGATGGACCAGTTGATCAGCATCCTCGAATCGATCGACGCCGATCCGGCCATCCGCTGTATCGTCCTCACTGGAAACGAACGCGCCTTCGCCGCAGGAGCCGACATCAAGGAAATGGCCGACGCGAGCGTGGTGGACATGTATGAGCGCAACAACCTCGCTCGCTGGGAGCGTATCAAGAAAGTCCGCAAGCCCATCATTGCGGCGGTGAACGGCTTCTGCCTCGGCGGTGGCTGCGAACTGGCGATGCACTGTGACATGATCATCGCTGGCGAAAACGCTCAGTTCGGGCAGCCGGAAATCAATATCGGTGTGATTCCCGGCGCGGGAGGCACCCAGCGCCTGACGCGCGAGGCGGGGAAGTTCCGGGCGATGGAACTGATCCTCACTGGCCGCTTCTTCGGGGCAAAAGAAGCCGCGAGCATCGGCCTGGCCACGCGCGTGGTGGCGGACGCCCTCGTCGTCGAAGAGTCGATGAAGCTGGCGCGCGAGATCGCCGCCAAATCTCCCATGGCGGTGCGCTTCGCAAAGGAAGCTGTCCTGAAGGCATTCGAAGGCACTCTGTCTGATGGTCTGGACTACGAGCGGAAGATGTTCTATATGCTGTTCGGCACCGAAGACCAGAAAGAAGGCATGAAGGCATTCATGGAAAAGCGCAAGCCAAACTACACGGGCAAATAA
- a CDS encoding enoyl-CoA hydratase/isomerase family protein, producing the protein MSYETLQISDANGVRTITLNRPDDMNAANDRMTAELTKEIRGVTRDKSIRCVVLTGAGRAFCVGQDLKEATSREGPYDFGTRLRNGYGPLVTALFKLPIPTIASINGAAAGAGWSLALACDLRIAAKNAKFVSAFSNIGLVPDCGMTWLLPRIVGYARAIELAWLSDPLSAESALQLGLVHRVAEPDALASTTRQLAEQIAKRPTRGLALTKQAMLAGYGNDLEAQLEYEAQLQSIAGRTKDYSEGVRAFIEKRTPEFSGD; encoded by the coding sequence ATGAGCTACGAAACTCTTCAGATCAGCGATGCCAACGGCGTCCGTACGATCACACTCAATCGTCCGGACGACATGAACGCCGCAAACGACCGCATGACGGCTGAGTTGACGAAGGAAATCCGTGGCGTCACCCGTGACAAGTCGATTCGCTGCGTGGTGCTGACCGGCGCCGGGCGCGCATTCTGCGTGGGGCAGGATCTGAAGGAAGCAACCTCGCGAGAAGGTCCTTACGACTTCGGGACGCGCCTTCGCAACGGCTACGGTCCACTCGTGACCGCCCTCTTCAAGTTGCCCATCCCCACCATCGCGAGTATTAACGGAGCCGCCGCGGGCGCAGGCTGGAGCCTGGCCTTGGCGTGCGACTTGCGAATCGCGGCGAAGAACGCGAAGTTTGTTTCGGCCTTCAGCAATATCGGACTTGTGCCCGATTGCGGGATGACCTGGCTTCTGCCGCGAATTGTCGGGTACGCCCGAGCGATCGAACTGGCGTGGCTTAGCGATCCCCTTTCGGCCGAATCCGCATTACAATTGGGCCTTGTCCATCGGGTGGCGGAGCCGGATGCCCTCGCGTCGACGACTCGGCAGTTGGCCGAGCAGATCGCAAAGCGCCCGACGCGTGGTCTGGCGCTGACAAAACAGGCAATGCTCGCGGGCTACGGGAACGATCTCGAAGCCCAACTGGAATATGAGGCCCAGCTTCAGAGCATAGCCGGCCGCACCAAGGATTACAGCGAAGGCGTTCGGGCCTTCATTGAGAAGCGAACTCCGGAGTTTTCAGGTGACTAG
- a CDS encoding 3-hydroxybutyryl-CoA dehydrogenase, with amino-acid sequence MTSERLFGVIGSGTMGGGIAQAAAAAGFIVHTLDTNPDLVKSAYSKIAERLDTRVAKGSLPRHERDNIMSRLHVARDYDAFKECEVVIEAVSEDLALKRKIIGQLDSVASPRTLLGTNTSSLPISKLSEGLKHSDRFLGMHFFNPAPVMKLIELVRGEKTSEQAMVDARAISTALDKTAVKVKDSPGFIGNRVNRPFYLEALRLLETGEANIRSIDTAMKTVGGFRMGPFELLDLIGLDINFRVTETVYEGFGKPSRFAPSAIQQKLVAEGRLGRKSGCGFYDYSNGEPTVAYETKPKDCTSWKASESLKQFAEMLEKPADRNMWIYSRIFMAVMNEAAMTADSVALARDVNLTMELGFNYPEGPLATADYVGLDICQRLLADYHRDTNGDERYAPNPLMDRHVAKGELGEKTAHGFLYHAL; translated from the coding sequence GTGACTAGCGAGCGACTGTTTGGCGTAATTGGATCGGGCACGATGGGCGGCGGCATCGCACAGGCTGCCGCTGCGGCAGGCTTCATTGTTCACACTCTGGACACCAACCCGGACCTTGTGAAGTCCGCATATTCAAAAATCGCCGAGCGTCTCGACACCCGCGTCGCCAAAGGCAGCCTGCCGCGCCACGAACGCGACAACATCATGTCGCGTCTCCACGTCGCCCGGGACTATGACGCGTTCAAGGAATGCGAAGTCGTAATTGAAGCGGTATCCGAGGATCTGGCGCTGAAGCGTAAGATCATCGGTCAGCTCGATTCGGTCGCCTCACCGCGGACGCTGCTGGGCACCAATACCTCCAGCCTGCCGATCTCGAAACTCAGCGAGGGCCTGAAGCACTCCGATCGCTTTCTCGGCATGCACTTCTTCAACCCCGCGCCGGTCATGAAATTGATTGAACTGGTTCGCGGCGAAAAAACCTCCGAACAGGCGATGGTTGATGCCCGCGCAATTTCCACGGCACTCGACAAAACCGCCGTGAAGGTAAAGGACTCGCCCGGTTTCATCGGCAACCGCGTCAATCGGCCATTTTACCTCGAAGCCCTCCGATTGCTTGAGACGGGTGAGGCGAACATTCGCAGCATCGACACAGCGATGAAGACGGTTGGCGGCTTCCGCATGGGGCCTTTCGAGTTGCTCGATCTGATCGGCCTCGACATCAATTTTCGGGTGACGGAAACCGTATACGAAGGCTTCGGAAAGCCGTCGCGGTTCGCGCCGAGCGCGATCCAGCAGAAGCTGGTCGCCGAAGGTCGTCTGGGACGAAAGAGCGGTTGCGGCTTCTACGACTATTCCAACGGCGAACCCACGGTTGCCTACGAAACGAAGCCGAAGGATTGCACTTCCTGGAAGGCGAGCGAATCGCTGAAGCAATTTGCGGAGATGCTTGAGAAGCCCGCCGATCGAAATATGTGGATCTACAGCCGCATCTTCATGGCCGTCATGAATGAAGCCGCGATGACGGCCGACAGCGTCGCGCTGGCACGGGATGTGAACCTGACGATGGAGCTGGGCTTCAATTACCCCGAAGGACCTCTCGCGACGGCTGATTATGTCGGACTCGACATCTGCCAGCGTCTGCTGGCGGACTACCACCGCGACACAAACGGCGATGAGCGATACGCACCCAATCCGCTGATGGACCGCCATGTCGCAAAAGGTGAACTCGGTGAGAAAACCGCCCACGGATTTCTCTATCACGCTCTGTAG
- the frr gene encoding ribosome recycling factor, which produces MPLDEIEFEAEEAMEKSVTYLKSEYRGVRTGRASPGLVDQVKVKVAAYGGAPMELKALATISAPDAGMLIVKPFDPTTLKDIERSLQEASLGINPQSDGKVLRLPIPPLSGERRQQIATQVKKLAESQKVVIRNARRDAIQKIEAEKKAGDLPEDDAKRGTENIDKLTKKFEGMLEELAAAKTKEVTEV; this is translated from the coding sequence ATGCCGCTCGATGAAATCGAATTCGAGGCCGAAGAGGCCATGGAGAAATCGGTCACCTATCTGAAATCGGAGTACCGCGGCGTGCGGACGGGCCGAGCCTCGCCGGGATTGGTTGACCAGGTTAAGGTGAAAGTGGCGGCATATGGCGGCGCGCCCATGGAATTAAAGGCTTTGGCGACGATCAGTGCGCCGGATGCCGGAATGCTCATCGTCAAACCCTTCGATCCGACCACGCTGAAGGACATCGAACGATCACTGCAGGAGGCGTCGCTGGGAATCAACCCGCAGAGCGATGGAAAGGTGCTTCGACTGCCGATTCCGCCGCTCTCCGGCGAACGGCGACAGCAAATCGCGACGCAGGTCAAGAAGCTGGCCGAATCCCAGAAAGTGGTCATTCGGAATGCCCGCCGCGATGCGATTCAGAAGATCGAAGCGGAGAAGAAAGCCGGCGATCTTCCTGAAGACGATGCCAAGCGTGGAACGGAAAACATCGACAAGCTCACCAAGAAATTCGAAGGCATGCTCGAAGAGCTGGCGGCCGCAAAGACGAAGGAAGTCACCGAGGTCTGA